Proteins from a genomic interval of Lolium perenne isolate Kyuss_39 chromosome 1, Kyuss_2.0, whole genome shotgun sequence:
- the LOC127335309 gene encoding AAA-ATPase At3g28540-like — translation MANYLDYDVYDLELTAVKNNTELRSLFIETTGKSIIVIEEIDCSIDLTGKRKTKKKKKDKSSKKKKKMAPPVAKDEENKVTLSGLLNFIDRLWSACGGERIIVFTTNHKDKLDPALIRRGRMDSHIQMSYCCFESFKVLAKNYMHIANHELFHEIQQLLGEVDMSPADVAENLMPKSKAKDVDASLGKLIKALKELKEEALAKASIGAENEEEAEEEAEEDDEEDDSSSSSEEEKTGKNKND, via the exons ATGG CCAACTATCTTGACTACGATGTCTACGACCTCGAGCTCACCGCGGTCAAGAACAACACCGAGCTACGCAGTCTCTTCATAGAGACCACCGGCAAGTCCATCATCGTCATCGAGGAAATCGACTGCTCCATCGATCTCACCGGCAAACGCAaaactaagaagaaaaagaaagacaagagcagcaagaaaaagaagaagatggccCCGCCGGTCGCCAAGGATGAGGAGAACAAGGTGACGCTGTCAGGGTTGCTCAACTTCATCGATAGGCTGTGGTCGGCCTGCGGCGGCGAGCGGATCATCGTGTTCACGACCAACCACAAGGACAAGCTAGACCCGGCGCTCATCCGACGGGGCAGGATGGACTCGCACATCCAGATGTCCTACTGTTGCTTTGAGTCCTTCAAGGTgctcgccaagaactacatgcatATCGCCAACCACGAGCTTTTCCATGAAATCCAACAACTTCTAGGGGAGGTGGACATGTCGCCTGCCGACGTGGCCGAGAACCTCATGCCCAAGTCGAAAGCCAAAGATGTGGACGCCAGCCTGGGTAAGCTAATCAAGGCACTCAAAGAACTAAAGGAGGAAGCATTGGCCAAAGCATCCATTGGAGCGGAGAATGAAGAGGAAGCCGAAGAGGAAGccgaagaagatgacgaagaagaTGACAGCAGCAGCTCCAGCGAAGAGGAGAAAACTGGGAAAAATAAAAATGATTAG